Proteins encoded within one genomic window of Brachybacterium sp. P6-10-X1:
- a CDS encoding class I SAM-dependent methyltransferase has protein sequence MDEHYFTPSPATDDRRFPLPVRLAGRDLDLVSSASVFSGHGLDKATAVLLARLDTLTEPPAGARILDLGCGWGPIALTAALEHPDAEVWAVDVSERARELTAENAVRAAAGTVHVAAPEDVPDEMMFDAIWSNPPIRIGKQALHELLLRWTARLTPQGTAALVVGKNLGADPLARWLAEQLDGRDVAKVASAKGFRVLEIGPRR, from the coding sequence GTGGACGAGCACTACTTCACCCCTTCCCCGGCGACCGACGACCGACGCTTCCCGCTGCCCGTGCGGCTGGCGGGCAGGGATCTCGACCTGGTCTCCAGCGCCTCGGTGTTCAGCGGGCACGGCCTGGACAAGGCCACCGCGGTGCTGCTGGCTCGGCTCGACACGCTCACCGAGCCTCCCGCCGGTGCGAGGATCCTGGACCTGGGCTGCGGCTGGGGGCCGATCGCCCTGACGGCAGCGCTGGAGCACCCCGACGCGGAGGTGTGGGCGGTGGACGTCAGCGAGCGGGCCCGGGAGCTGACCGCCGAGAACGCGGTGCGCGCCGCGGCCGGGACCGTGCACGTGGCAGCCCCCGAGGACGTGCCCGACGAGATGATGTTCGACGCGATCTGGTCGAATCCGCCGATCCGGATCGGGAAGCAGGCCCTGCACGAGCTGCTGCTGCGGTGGACGGCGCGGCTCACGCCGCAGGGCACCGCCGCCCTGGTGGTCGGCAAGAATCTGGGGGCGGATCCGCTGGCCCGCTGGCTCGCCGAGCAGCTCGACGGCCGCGACGTCGCCAAGGTGGCCAGCGCCAAGGGCTTCCGGGTGCTCGAGATCGGGCCGCGCCGCTGA
- the hflX gene encoding GTPase HflX produces MPIAFHPEPESDTDVDGTTTGGTGAAARTETTDAATTPSRRDPLTERILSRGDASVSAVTYDSEADGAQYDLADRQALRRVAGLSTELEDVTEVEYRQLRLERVVLAGLYTSGGTAEAETSLHELAALAETAGSTVLDGVLQRRAHPDPATFLGKGKAAELAEVVAEHGADTVITDGELGPGQRRALEDIVKVKVIDRTALILDIFAQHAKSREGKAQVELAQLEYLMPRLRGWGESMSRQAGGQVGGAGAGMGSRGPGETKIELDRRRIRDRMAKLRRQIAAMTPGRDTQRADRKRNQVPAVAIAGYTNAGKSSLLNRLTGAGALVENALFATLDPTVRRSRTPDGREFTYADTVGFVRHLPTQLVEAFRSTLEEVGDADLLLHVVDASHPDPEGQIRAVRTVLGELEGFDVPEIVVLNKADIAEPETIARLRSQVGEAIVVSARTGMGAAELRDLIAERLPRPAVEIDVVVPYSRGDLVSRVHSSGEVIAEEHVMEGTHLHARVDEALAAELHGAA; encoded by the coding sequence GTGCCCATCGCTTTCCATCCCGAACCCGAATCCGACACGGACGTCGACGGGACCACCACGGGAGGGACCGGGGCCGCGGCGCGCACCGAGACCACGGACGCCGCGACCACCCCGTCCCGCCGGGACCCGCTGACCGAGCGGATCCTCTCCCGCGGCGATGCCTCGGTCTCCGCCGTCACCTACGACTCCGAGGCCGACGGCGCGCAGTACGACCTCGCCGACCGCCAGGCCCTGCGGCGCGTAGCGGGGCTGTCCACCGAACTCGAGGACGTCACCGAGGTCGAGTATCGCCAGCTCCGCCTGGAGCGGGTCGTGCTGGCCGGGCTGTACACCTCCGGTGGCACCGCCGAGGCGGAGACCAGTCTGCACGAGCTCGCGGCGCTCGCGGAGACCGCCGGCTCCACGGTGCTCGACGGTGTGCTCCAGCGCCGTGCCCACCCCGACCCGGCCACCTTCCTGGGCAAGGGCAAGGCCGCGGAGCTGGCGGAGGTCGTCGCGGAGCACGGTGCCGACACCGTGATCACCGACGGCGAGCTCGGCCCCGGCCAGCGCCGTGCGCTCGAGGACATCGTCAAGGTCAAGGTCATCGATCGCACCGCTCTGATCCTGGACATCTTCGCCCAGCACGCCAAGTCCCGCGAGGGCAAGGCGCAGGTGGAGCTCGCCCAGCTCGAGTACCTGATGCCGCGTCTGCGCGGCTGGGGCGAATCGATGTCCCGCCAGGCCGGCGGCCAGGTGGGCGGTGCCGGTGCCGGTATGGGCTCGCGCGGCCCCGGCGAGACGAAGATCGAGCTGGACCGGCGTCGCATCCGCGACCGCATGGCCAAGCTGCGTCGCCAGATCGCGGCGATGACCCCGGGCCGGGACACCCAGCGCGCCGACCGCAAGCGCAATCAGGTGCCCGCGGTCGCCATCGCCGGGTACACCAACGCCGGCAAGTCCTCCCTGCTGAACCGGCTCACCGGTGCTGGTGCGCTGGTCGAGAACGCTCTGTTCGCGACCCTCGATCCGACGGTCCGGCGCTCGAGGACGCCCGACGGCCGGGAGTTCACCTATGCCGACACCGTCGGTTTCGTGCGGCACCTGCCCACCCAGCTGGTGGAGGCGTTCCGCTCCACCCTCGAGGAGGTCGGGGACGCCGACCTCCTGCTGCATGTGGTCGATGCCTCCCACCCGGATCCCGAAGGGCAGATCCGGGCTGTGCGCACCGTGCTCGGCGAGCTCGAGGGCTTCGACGTCCCCGAGATCGTCGTGCTCAACAAGGCGGACATCGCGGAGCCCGAGACGATCGCGCGCCTGCGCAGCCAGGTCGGCGAGGCGATCGTCGTCTCCGCCCGCACCGGGATGGGCGCGGCGGAGCTGCGCGATCTGATCGCGGAGCGCCTGCCGCGGCCCGCGGTCGAGATCGACGTGGTCGTGCCGTACTCCCGCGGCGATCTCGTCTCGCGCGTGCACAGCAGCGGAGAGGTCATCGCCGAGGAGCACGTCATGGAGGGCACCCACCTCCATGCCCGCGTGGACGAGGCGCTCGCCGCAGAGCTGCACGGCGCGGCCTGA
- a CDS encoding ATP-dependent DNA helicase, with translation MTTATAHEAAPAAAEIQLSTLMDAAVTAIGGTQRPGQQAMAEAVETAMTGGRHLLVQAGTGTGKSLAYLVPALRHALVSRRPVVISTATIALQTQIVRKDLPYLVEALSPHLPRTPTFALLKGRANYLCRHKIDGGYPVDIDPGALFAEASADPGRGGGERLGDQVRRLREWSEETDSGDRDSLEDPVSDRAWRQVSVTGSQCLGGTCPMIESCFAERSRELAREVDIVVTNHALLAIDSFDHHGIIPDHDVVVFDEAHDLTGRVTGAVTEVLSPGMLRGAVRELRGLGVGATALDDAAEELRESLELAPDGRVLGDLPDRLADAVQQLRIQARTAHSDAKDAGDDGSAATAGTRKTVRANLQEIIDVCERLGAPGEDDVVSVSHSQATGRSSIQVAPLSVAAAMRGAILEDRTAVLTSATLALGGRFDPAAGDVGLGRAGRTEVDELPPGEDSGAWAGLDVGSPFAYRSQGILYTARHLPQPGREGPSQAMLDHLTDLVEASRGGALCLFSSRRGAELAAEHVRARLDLTIEVQGEDSMANLVRNFREDEDASLFGTLTLWQGVDVSGRSLRLVTIDRIPFPRPDDPLTSARQERIARHGGNGFMAVSAQHAALLLAQGAGRLIRSREDRGMVAVLDPRLATARYGGFLREAMPPLWPTADPEVALGALRRLADS, from the coding sequence ATGACCACCGCCACCGCTCACGAGGCCGCTCCGGCGGCCGCCGAGATCCAACTGTCGACCCTCATGGACGCGGCGGTCACGGCCATCGGCGGCACCCAGCGCCCCGGACAGCAGGCCATGGCGGAGGCCGTGGAGACGGCCATGACCGGCGGGCGCCATCTGCTGGTCCAGGCGGGCACCGGCACCGGAAAGTCGCTCGCCTATCTGGTGCCGGCGCTGCGCCATGCGCTGGTCAGCCGTCGGCCCGTGGTGATCTCCACCGCGACCATCGCGCTGCAGACGCAGATCGTGCGCAAGGATCTGCCGTACCTGGTCGAGGCGCTCTCTCCGCATCTGCCGCGCACCCCGACCTTCGCGCTGCTGAAGGGCCGGGCGAACTACCTGTGCCGCCACAAGATCGACGGCGGCTATCCCGTGGACATCGATCCCGGCGCGCTGTTCGCCGAGGCCTCGGCGGACCCCGGCCGCGGGGGCGGCGAACGCCTGGGCGATCAGGTGCGTCGCCTGCGGGAGTGGTCTGAGGAGACCGACAGCGGCGACCGCGACTCGCTCGAGGACCCGGTCTCCGACCGCGCCTGGAGGCAGGTCTCCGTCACCGGCTCCCAATGCCTGGGCGGCACCTGTCCGATGATCGAGTCCTGCTTCGCCGAGCGCAGTCGGGAGCTCGCCCGCGAGGTCGACATCGTGGTGACCAACCATGCCCTGCTGGCGATCGACTCCTTCGACCATCACGGCATCATCCCCGACCACGACGTCGTCGTCTTCGACGAGGCCCACGACCTCACCGGCCGCGTCACGGGAGCCGTGACCGAGGTCCTCAGCCCCGGCATGCTGCGGGGCGCGGTGCGCGAGCTGCGCGGGCTGGGGGTCGGGGCGACCGCTCTCGACGACGCCGCCGAGGAGCTGCGCGAGTCCCTCGAGCTCGCACCGGACGGCCGGGTGCTCGGCGACCTGCCCGACCGCCTGGCCGATGCCGTCCAGCAGCTGCGCATCCAGGCCCGCACCGCCCACTCCGACGCGAAGGACGCCGGCGACGACGGTTCCGCGGCCACGGCCGGGACCCGCAAGACGGTCCGGGCGAACCTGCAGGAGATCATCGACGTCTGCGAGCGGCTCGGTGCGCCGGGGGAGGACGACGTGGTCTCCGTCTCCCACTCCCAGGCCACCGGGCGCTCGAGCATCCAGGTGGCCCCGCTCAGCGTCGCCGCGGCGATGCGCGGGGCGATCCTGGAGGACCGCACCGCCGTGCTCACCTCGGCGACCCTCGCCCTCGGCGGCCGCTTCGACCCCGCTGCCGGGGATGTGGGCCTGGGCCGGGCCGGCCGCACCGAGGTGGACGAGTTGCCGCCCGGGGAGGACAGCGGGGCCTGGGCGGGCCTGGACGTGGGCAGCCCCTTCGCCTATCGGAGCCAGGGGATCCTCTACACCGCCCGGCACCTGCCGCAGCCCGGGCGGGAGGGGCCCTCACAGGCAATGCTCGATCACCTGACCGATCTCGTGGAGGCCTCCCGCGGGGGAGCGCTGTGCCTGTTCTCCTCGCGCCGCGGCGCGGAGCTGGCGGCCGAACACGTCCGTGCCCGCCTCGACCTCACGATCGAGGTGCAGGGGGAGGACTCGATGGCGAACCTGGTGCGAAACTTCCGCGAGGACGAGGACGCGTCCCTGTTCGGCACCCTCACGCTGTGGCAGGGGGTGGACGTCTCGGGGCGGTCGCTGCGTCTGGTCACCATCGACCGGATCCCGTTCCCGCGGCCCGACGACCCGCTGACCTCCGCCCGCCAGGAACGGATCGCCCGCCACGGCGGCAACGGCTTCATGGCGGTCTCCGCCCAGCATGCCGCGCTGCTGCTGGCCCAGGGGGCGGGGCGCCTGATCCGCTCGCGGGAGGACCGGGGCATGGTGGCCGTGCTGGATCCGCGCCTGGCCACCGCGCGCTACGGGGGCTTCCTGCGCGAGGCGATGCCGCCGCTGTGGCCGACGGCCGATCCCGAGGTCGCGCTCGGCGCTCTGCGCCGTCTCGCCGATTCCTGA
- the lexA gene encoding transcriptional repressor LexA, with amino-acid sequence MTPSTPQPIRSRGDAPADPATAGLTRRQRLVLETINDAVAARGYPPTMREIGDAVGLTSSSSVSHQLQALERKGFLRRDPKRPRAMEVVMPEDDGAPAAVPLPDITPESVTVPLVGRIAAGVPITAEEQVEDVFSLPSRLVGDGNLFLLQVVGDSMIDAAICDGDWVVVRSQRSAEKGEIVAAMIDGEATVKTFVQRDDHVWLMPHNPAFAPILGDHAEILGKVVAVLRAV; translated from the coding sequence ATGACGCCGAGCACCCCCCAGCCGATCCGGTCCCGCGGCGACGCCCCGGCGGATCCCGCCACGGCCGGGCTCACCCGTCGCCAGCGCCTCGTCCTGGAGACCATCAACGACGCCGTCGCCGCTCGCGGGTACCCACCCACGATGCGCGAGATCGGCGACGCCGTCGGGCTGACCTCGTCCTCCTCGGTGTCCCATCAGCTCCAGGCGCTCGAGCGCAAGGGCTTCCTGCGCCGGGATCCGAAGCGTCCGCGGGCGATGGAGGTCGTGATGCCCGAGGACGACGGCGCCCCCGCAGCCGTGCCGCTCCCGGACATCACCCCCGAGTCGGTCACGGTGCCGCTGGTCGGCCGGATCGCGGCTGGCGTGCCGATCACCGCCGAGGAGCAGGTCGAGGACGTCTTCAGCCTCCCCTCGCGCCTGGTCGGCGACGGGAACCTCTTCCTGCTGCAGGTCGTCGGCGACTCCATGATCGACGCCGCCATCTGCGACGGCGACTGGGTGGTGGTGCGCAGTCAGCGCTCGGCCGAGAAGGGCGAGATCGTCGCCGCCATGATCGACGGGGAAGCCACCGTGAAGACCTTCGTCCAGCGCGACGACCACGTCTGGCTCATGCCCCACAACCCCGCCTTCGCCCCGATCCTGGGCGACCACGCCGAGATCCTCGGCAAGGTCGTCGCGGTGCTGCGCGCCGTCTGA
- a CDS encoding peptidoglycan-binding protein LysM, with protein sequence MATQTATVLPFPQHHDQHDVQESRADVRLEPTRRGRALLTLIAFLLGLLVAGALLLVFDVSTALAGPEPEPPTTITVEAGDTLWGYAEQYAPAQMSEREYIAEVRTLNQLPTGRVTAGQQIELPAAGSLTP encoded by the coding sequence ATGGCTACGCAGACCGCGACGGTCCTTCCCTTCCCGCAGCATCACGACCAGCACGACGTCCAAGAATCTCGAGCGGACGTTCGACTCGAGCCCACGCGGCGGGGCCGCGCTCTGCTGACGCTGATCGCCTTCCTGCTCGGGCTCCTCGTCGCCGGCGCCCTGCTGCTGGTGTTCGACGTGTCCACCGCCCTGGCGGGCCCCGAGCCGGAACCGCCGACGACCATCACCGTCGAGGCCGGCGACACCCTGTGGGGCTACGCCGAGCAGTACGCACCGGCGCAGATGAGCGAGAGGGAGTACATCGCCGAGGTGCGCACCCTGAACCAGTTGCCCACCGGTCGCGTCACCGCCGGTCAGCAGATCGAGCTGCCGGCCGCGGGGTCCCTCACCCCCTGA
- the nrdR gene encoding transcriptional regulator NrdR, with translation MHCPFCRHPDSRVVDSRTSDDGATIRRRRQCPNCSRRFSTSETASLSVLKRSGVSEPFSRAKVISGVRKACQGRPVSDDQLAMLAQRVEETIRSSGQAEIDAHQVGLSILQPLQELDLVAYLRFASVYQDFDSLEDFESEIARLRAEAASAPA, from the coding sequence ATGCACTGTCCGTTCTGCCGCCATCCTGACTCCCGGGTCGTGGATTCGCGCACGTCCGATGATGGCGCGACCATCCGACGCCGTCGTCAGTGCCCGAACTGCTCGCGGCGCTTCTCGACCTCCGAGACGGCCTCGCTGTCCGTGCTCAAGCGCTCCGGGGTCAGCGAGCCGTTCAGCCGGGCGAAGGTGATCTCCGGGGTGCGCAAGGCCTGCCAGGGTCGCCCGGTCAGCGACGACCAGCTGGCGATGCTCGCCCAGCGGGTCGAGGAGACCATCCGCTCCAGCGGCCAGGCGGAGATCGATGCGCACCAGGTCGGTCTGTCGATCCTGCAGCCGCTGCAGGAGCTCGATCTGGTCGCCTACCTCCGGTTCGCGAGCGTCTACCAGGACTTCGACTCGCTCGAGGACTTCGAGAGCGAGATCGCCCGGCTTCGCGCCGAGGCGGCCTCCGCACCGGCCTGA
- a CDS encoding ATP-binding domain-containing protein, with amino-acid sequence MDDAEEQIAREIAREQAYADRLYARLDELIAQVEGNLEGIQASQHASTHQNRSERDSFMALYEDRLALLRSVARSVVFGRLDTDEAARHYIGRIGLFTADREQLLVDWRAPAAAAFYQATSTDRQDVRLRRHLISRGRTVIGLEDDVLDQSVLEGDQHDVVLQGEGALLAAVSGQRTGRMGDIVATIQAEQDRIIRSSNRGVLVVQGGPGTGKTAVALHRAAYLLYTHRRRLEHTGVLIMAPTSGFLRYIERVLPSLGESGVVMLTPGELFPGIETFLHDVDDVARVKGDASMADLLARAVKQRQLIPAEDIELRIDGTPVTLTRDALRGARREARATHKPHNAARTVFVRAAMDRLVEAYEKALVAQGRTVVPEDRPDLLSDLRHDSEVKRRLNLAWLPYTPQGFLRILLSRPDRLRAAAPPALTRQLELLVRAKDSAWTVEDVPLLDEVAELLGEDAAPAEARAREAADRREADVDYARRVIENIDTSGIVRAEDLADQVSQVRDGRTLAERASAERSWTYGHVVVDEAQEHSPMSWRALMRRAPTKSFTVVGDVAQTSSAGGTSSWTDALGPYIQDRLQVEHLTVNYRTPSRIMDRAVAMAKAHQLPVTEVSSVREGDRDPLIERDEETGLVDRTAASVAAAHAAGTGRLAVITVTERVDAVLARLRDHPDLPRAGAGSAGVDDEIAVMTAQDAKGLEFDGVIILEPAELIDAHGAGDLYVAMTRATRHLGVVHARDLPEGIGPA; translated from the coding sequence GTGGACGATGCGGAAGAGCAGATCGCCCGGGAGATCGCGCGCGAGCAGGCCTACGCCGACCGACTCTATGCTCGGCTCGACGAGCTCATCGCGCAGGTCGAGGGGAACCTGGAGGGCATCCAGGCCTCCCAGCACGCCTCCACCCACCAGAACCGGTCCGAGAGGGACTCGTTCATGGCGCTGTACGAGGACCGTCTGGCCCTGCTGCGCTCCGTGGCCCGCAGCGTCGTCTTCGGCCGACTGGACACCGATGAGGCCGCCCGGCACTACATCGGCCGCATCGGTCTGTTCACCGCCGATCGCGAGCAGCTCCTGGTGGACTGGCGGGCTCCCGCCGCCGCCGCCTTCTACCAGGCCACCAGCACCGACCGCCAGGACGTGCGCCTGCGCCGCCACCTGATCAGTCGGGGACGCACGGTGATCGGGCTCGAGGACGACGTCCTGGACCAGTCGGTGCTCGAGGGCGACCAGCACGACGTCGTCCTGCAGGGTGAGGGTGCCCTGCTCGCAGCGGTCTCCGGGCAGCGCACCGGGCGCATGGGCGACATCGTCGCGACGATCCAGGCCGAGCAGGATCGCATCATCCGCTCGTCGAACCGCGGGGTGCTCGTGGTCCAGGGCGGCCCCGGCACGGGCAAGACGGCCGTCGCGCTGCACCGGGCGGCCTACCTGCTCTACACCCATCGCCGGCGGCTCGAGCACACGGGCGTGCTGATCATGGCTCCCACCTCGGGCTTCCTGCGGTACATCGAACGCGTGCTGCCGAGCCTCGGCGAGTCCGGGGTGGTCATGCTCACTCCGGGAGAGCTCTTCCCCGGCATCGAGACCTTCCTGCACGACGTCGACGACGTCGCCCGTGTCAAAGGCGATGCGTCGATGGCCGACCTCCTCGCCCGTGCGGTCAAGCAGCGTCAGCTCATCCCGGCGGAAGACATCGAGCTGCGGATCGACGGCACCCCGGTCACGCTGACCCGCGACGCGCTCCGCGGGGCCCGACGGGAAGCCCGCGCCACGCACAAGCCGCACAACGCCGCGCGCACCGTGTTCGTCCGGGCGGCGATGGACCGCCTGGTCGAGGCGTACGAGAAGGCGCTGGTCGCACAGGGTCGCACCGTGGTGCCGGAGGACCGCCCCGATCTGCTGTCCGACCTCCGCCACGACAGCGAGGTCAAGCGTCGGCTGAACCTGGCCTGGCTGCCCTACACCCCGCAGGGCTTCCTGCGGATCCTGCTGTCACGTCCGGACCGTCTGCGCGCCGCGGCACCGCCGGCCCTCACCCGGCAGCTCGAGCTGCTGGTCCGCGCGAAGGACTCCGCCTGGACCGTGGAGGACGTCCCGCTCCTGGACGAGGTGGCCGAGCTGCTGGGCGAGGACGCCGCTCCGGCCGAGGCCCGGGCACGGGAGGCGGCCGACCGTCGGGAGGCCGACGTCGACTACGCACGCCGGGTGATCGAGAACATCGACACCTCGGGCATCGTGCGTGCCGAGGACCTCGCCGACCAGGTCAGCCAGGTCCGTGACGGCCGCACCCTCGCCGAGCGCGCCTCGGCCGAGCGCAGCTGGACCTACGGACACGTCGTGGTCGACGAGGCCCAGGAGCACTCCCCCATGAGCTGGCGGGCCCTGATGCGGCGCGCCCCCACCAAATCCTTCACCGTGGTCGGGGACGTCGCCCAGACCTCCTCGGCCGGGGGCACCTCGTCCTGGACCGATGCGCTGGGTCCCTACATCCAGGATCGCCTGCAGGTCGAGCACCTGACCGTCAACTACCGCACCCCGAGCCGCATCATGGACCGGGCCGTGGCCATGGCCAAGGCCCATCAGCTGCCGGTCACCGAGGTGAGCTCGGTGCGCGAGGGTGATCGGGACCCGTTGATCGAGCGCGACGAGGAGACCGGGCTCGTCGACCGCACGGCCGCATCAGTGGCCGCCGCGCACGCCGCCGGCACGGGCCGTCTGGCCGTGATCACGGTGACCGAGCGCGTGGACGCCGTGCTCGCGCGGCTGCGCGATCATCCGGACCTGCCCCGGGCGGGTGCGGGCTCCGCCGGCGTGGACGACGAGATCGCCGTGATGACCGCGCAGGACGCGAAAGGGCTGGAGTTCGACGGGGTGATCATCCTGGAGCCGGCCGAGCTGATCGACGCCCACGGCGCCGGCGATCTGTACGTCGCGATGACCCGGGCGACGCGGCACCTCGGCGTGGTCCACGCGCGGGATCTGCCGGAGGGGATCGGCCCGGCCTGA
- a CDS encoding PAC2 family protein: protein MRDPRDLYRFEDAEVLAAVPRTGLTLVHALPGLVDAGNACRIASTYLRDELRHLRLVTFDMDELLDYRGSRPQAVFDGTSYASVDIPELTLSLMYDEADRPFLFLDGPEPDLQWRRLSEALIDLVEFFDVERVVGMQAVPMAVPHTRPIGLIAHANDPSLLGRPGTRPTPAPGTGPSEDGEEASEVVVPAAFGAMVEHELGRADHPAMGYAAQIPHYLTRTDFPAGALALLRRVSDAAGLDLPLVHLGDLTDAATVALQGTLAQNSEVRQIVTALEEQYDSLSEGGDASALATTMDLPTADEIGEHFERFLADHEGDGPDDPRSP, encoded by the coding sequence ATGCGTGACCCACGTGACCTGTACCGGTTCGAGGACGCCGAGGTGCTGGCCGCGGTCCCGCGCACGGGGCTGACGCTGGTCCACGCCCTGCCAGGCCTGGTCGACGCCGGCAACGCCTGCCGGATCGCCTCCACCTATCTCCGGGACGAGCTGCGGCACCTGCGCCTGGTCACCTTCGACATGGACGAGCTGCTGGACTACCGCGGATCCCGCCCGCAGGCGGTGTTCGACGGCACGTCCTATGCGAGCGTCGACATCCCCGAGCTCACCCTGTCGCTCATGTACGACGAGGCCGACCGCCCGTTCCTGTTCCTGGACGGCCCGGAGCCGGATCTGCAGTGGCGGCGTCTGTCCGAAGCGCTCATCGACCTGGTCGAGTTCTTCGACGTCGAGCGCGTGGTGGGCATGCAGGCCGTGCCCATGGCGGTTCCGCACACCCGCCCGATCGGGCTGATCGCCCATGCCAACGACCCCTCCCTGCTGGGGCGCCCCGGCACCCGCCCCACGCCGGCTCCGGGCACCGGTCCGTCGGAGGACGGAGAGGAGGCCTCCGAGGTCGTGGTGCCGGCCGCCTTCGGGGCCATGGTGGAGCATGAGCTGGGCCGCGCGGACCATCCGGCGATGGGCTATGCGGCGCAGATCCCGCACTACCTCACACGGACCGACTTCCCGGCCGGCGCCCTCGCCCTGCTGCGCCGGGTCAGCGACGCGGCCGGGCTCGACCTGCCGCTGGTCCACCTCGGTGACCTCACCGATGCGGCGACCGTCGCCCTGCAGGGGACCCTCGCGCAGAACAGCGAGGTGCGTCAGATCGTCACCGCCCTGGAGGAGCAGTACGACTCCCTGAGCGAGGGCGGGGACGCCTCGGCGCTCGCGACCACCATGGACCTGCCGACGGCCGACGAGATCGGCGAGCACTTCGAGCGATTCCTGGCCGACCACGAGGGCGACGGCCCGGACGATCCCCGCTCGCCATAG
- a CDS encoding cold-shock protein: protein MAQGSVKWFNAEKGYGFIEIDGGGADVFVHHSKIDMDGYRALDEGQRVEFEVSQGDKGPQAEQVRPL, encoded by the coding sequence ATGGCACAGGGCTCGGTCAAGTGGTTCAACGCTGAAAAGGGCTACGGATTCATCGAGATCGACGGAGGCGGCGCTGACGTCTTCGTGCATCACAGCAAGATCGACATGGACGGCTACCGCGCCCTCGACGAGGGTCAGCGTGTGGAGTTCGAGGTCAGCCAGGGAGACAAGGGTCCGCAGGCCGAGCAGGTCCGCCCCCTCTGA
- a CDS encoding spermidine synthase, producing the protein MPRRERVRHAPFEHLGPLGAALPISTGTARLTLENDGSVLLEVNGVPSSQLHPDPEHLVFEYMRWMLIAIDAHLGPVEPGPSAGGRSRPQLAHLGGGGCSLPRAIAAGRPRSRQIVVELDELLVDQVRVWFDLPRSPQLRLRIDDALGALTSWREDRFDVLVRDVFAGATTPPPLISREAAEHAARVLKPGGLYLANCAAPAGTGLMADEVATLSTVFAHVGVIAEPAHLSGKRRGNCVLLASDGPLPEGIDRGLRSDAVSVRLAQPSQVQALARAGRVLTEH; encoded by the coding sequence ATGCCCCGTCGCGAGCGTGTGCGCCACGCCCCCTTCGAGCACCTCGGTCCGCTCGGTGCCGCCCTCCCGATCTCCACGGGGACCGCCCGCCTCACCCTCGAGAACGACGGGTCCGTCCTGCTCGAGGTCAACGGAGTGCCCTCCTCGCAGCTGCACCCCGACCCCGAGCACCTCGTCTTCGAGTACATGCGGTGGATGCTGATCGCCATCGACGCGCATCTCGGACCCGTCGAGCCCGGCCCGTCGGCGGGAGGACGCTCCCGTCCCCAGCTCGCCCATCTCGGCGGGGGCGGCTGCTCGCTGCCCCGGGCGATCGCCGCGGGCCGACCCCGCTCCCGGCAGATCGTGGTCGAGCTCGACGAGCTGCTCGTCGACCAGGTGCGCGTCTGGTTCGACCTGCCGCGCTCGCCCCAGCTGCGACTGCGGATCGACGACGCCCTCGGCGCTCTGACCTCCTGGCGGGAGGACCGCTTCGACGTCCTGGTGCGCGACGTGTTCGCGGGGGCGACGACGCCGCCACCGCTGATCTCCCGCGAGGCCGCCGAGCACGCCGCCCGGGTCCTGAAGCCCGGCGGGCTCTACCTCGCCAACTGCGCCGCTCCTGCGGGGACGGGGCTGATGGCCGACGAGGTCGCCACCCTCAGCACCGTCTTCGCCCACGTCGGAGTGATCGCCGAGCCGGCGCACCTGTCCGGCAAGCGTCGGGGCAACTGCGTACTCCTGGCCTCCGACGGGCCGCTGCCGGAGGGCATCGACCGTGGCCTGCGCTCGGACGCGGTCTCGGTGCGGCTCGCGCAGCCCTCCCAGGTCCAGGCCCTGGCACGGGCGGGCAGAGTGCTGACCGAGCACTGA
- a CDS encoding SAV_6107 family HEPN domain-containing protein yields the protein MATTTSRRRGRARELPADGRSLRLRLAHLDQDQADLDRARDLLRQANDAADDPREAFELVHRAALRGAGILVARANRDRRRRLPLNVWTALEKLGGAEAERASALPPLVAERARLDRDPSARPDPQLLGEHLQGTAEHLDEVSRRLLADLPDHVASLAG from the coding sequence ATGGCCACCACCACGTCCCGCCGCCGAGGGCGGGCCCGGGAGCTCCCGGCCGACGGCCGCAGCCTCCGCCTGCGGCTCGCGCACCTCGACCAGGACCAGGCGGACCTCGACCGGGCCCGCGACCTGCTGCGTCAGGCGAACGATGCCGCCGACGATCCGCGCGAGGCCTTCGAGCTCGTGCACCGGGCCGCGCTGCGCGGAGCGGGCATCCTGGTCGCCCGGGCCAACCGCGACCGGCGGCGCCGGCTCCCGCTGAACGTCTGGACCGCGCTGGAGAAGCTCGGCGGCGCGGAGGCCGAGCGGGCGAGCGCCCTGCCACCGCTGGTGGCGGAGCGGGCGCGCCTGGACCGCGACCCGTCAGCACGCCCCGATCCGCAGCTGCTCGGCGAGCACCTGCAGGGCACGGCGGAGCACCTCGACGAGGTCTCCCGCCGACTGCTCGCCGACCTTCCGGACCACGTCGCCTCCCTGGCCGGATGA